The Streptomyces sp. HUAS CB01 genome has a segment encoding these proteins:
- a CDS encoding cation-translocating P-type ATPase translates to MRHPAPQPHSTPAPEPDPLEPLALLRRELGTGARGLSGREAERRLAVYGPNEVRSTAGESVWRELTRQLAHPLALLLWAAGALAFIADIAVLGWAIVAVILVNAGFALLQERQAEHAVETLARYLPEHARVVRDGRTLDVLAKELVPGDIVLIEEGDKIPADARLTEGGIEADLSMLTGESAPVDRFAGPALQGKPLLEEPNLVFSGTTCTGGQAQAIVFATGNHTELGRIAALSQRTRRESSPLEQQVKRVAWLIAAAAVAIGVAFLLIGWMIGLPLTDALMFAIGLLVANVPEGLLPTITLALAVGVRLLARQGAVVKRLSAVETLGSTSVICTDKTGTLTQNRMRLQAAWTPGHGTETGPWTTGLAEAMAECTTVTRDERGDLHGDPTEAALVAGAAALGGAPDLTRRDERRAALFRFDPRLRLMSTLVRPEPGSDHFRLVVKGAPESVLARTADAGAGNGHDVSQARAAADDLARQGMRVLAVADRELPEPPEHREQAERELRLVGLVGLYDPPRPEVAAAVRRCHDAGLRVHIVTGDNGATAAAVAKEVGIGRPELLVIQESERVTDRELDDLLITGPESEIVFARSSPETKLKVADTLRAHGRIVAMTGDGVNDAPALHRAHIGVAMGRSGTDVAREAATMVLTDDNFATIVTAVESGRRVYDNVRKFIVYIFAHLTPEAVPFLVFALSAGTVPLPLTVLQILAIDLGTETLPALALGRERAEPGVMKRPPRSSRQSIISPAMLVRGWGYLGAVSAVLVMTGYFYVLWRAGWQPGDPTGPGSDLHHAYLTATTATFAGIVTCQVGTAMAARTEHASLRQIGVFSNTLLLYGIAFEIAFTAVLVYVPLFQHMFGTAALPADVIALITCFPVIVWGTDEMRRWTVRRRALRREDPTPMRPEVAAPGVEKRR, encoded by the coding sequence GTGAGGCACCCTGCGCCACAGCCGCACTCGACGCCGGCTCCGGAACCCGACCCCCTGGAGCCCCTGGCACTGCTGCGGCGCGAACTGGGCACCGGGGCTCGTGGACTGTCCGGCCGGGAGGCGGAGCGGCGTCTCGCCGTGTACGGACCGAACGAGGTGCGGTCCACCGCCGGCGAGTCCGTGTGGCGGGAGCTGACACGGCAGCTCGCGCATCCGCTCGCACTGCTCCTGTGGGCCGCCGGCGCCCTGGCCTTCATCGCCGACATCGCCGTGCTGGGATGGGCGATCGTCGCCGTGATCCTCGTCAACGCGGGATTCGCCCTCCTCCAGGAGCGTCAGGCCGAACACGCGGTGGAGACCCTTGCGCGCTACCTCCCCGAGCACGCCCGGGTGGTGCGGGACGGCAGAACCCTCGACGTCCTCGCCAAGGAACTGGTGCCGGGCGACATCGTCCTGATCGAGGAGGGCGACAAGATCCCCGCGGACGCTCGACTCACCGAAGGCGGTATCGAAGCCGACCTGTCGATGCTCACCGGCGAGTCGGCACCGGTCGACCGGTTCGCCGGTCCGGCACTGCAGGGCAAGCCGCTGCTCGAGGAACCCAACCTCGTCTTCAGCGGCACCACCTGCACGGGCGGACAGGCGCAGGCCATCGTCTTCGCCACAGGAAACCACACCGAGCTGGGCCGTATCGCGGCTCTCAGCCAACGTACGCGGCGTGAGTCCTCGCCGTTGGAGCAGCAGGTCAAGAGGGTCGCCTGGCTGATCGCCGCGGCCGCGGTCGCGATCGGCGTGGCCTTCCTCCTCATCGGATGGATGATCGGCCTCCCGCTGACCGACGCCCTCATGTTCGCCATCGGGCTCCTCGTCGCCAACGTGCCGGAAGGCCTCCTTCCGACGATCACCCTGGCACTCGCGGTCGGTGTGCGGCTCCTGGCCCGGCAGGGAGCGGTCGTCAAGCGGCTCAGTGCGGTGGAGACCCTCGGCTCGACCAGTGTGATCTGTACCGACAAGACGGGGACGCTCACTCAGAACCGCATGCGCCTGCAAGCGGCGTGGACGCCGGGGCACGGCACCGAAACCGGACCGTGGACGACCGGGCTGGCCGAGGCCATGGCAGAGTGCACGACCGTCACCCGGGACGAGCGGGGAGACCTGCACGGCGACCCCACGGAAGCGGCCCTCGTCGCAGGTGCCGCGGCGCTCGGTGGTGCACCCGACCTCACCCGCAGGGACGAACGCCGCGCGGCACTGTTCCGGTTCGACCCGCGACTGCGGCTGATGTCCACGCTGGTACGGCCCGAGCCCGGAAGCGATCACTTCCGGCTCGTGGTGAAGGGAGCGCCGGAGAGCGTGCTGGCGCGCACGGCGGACGCCGGCGCCGGGAACGGGCACGACGTGAGCCAGGCGCGGGCCGCGGCGGACGACCTCGCGCGTCAGGGGATGCGCGTTCTCGCCGTCGCGGACCGGGAACTTCCCGAACCGCCCGAACACCGTGAGCAGGCGGAAAGGGAACTCCGGCTGGTGGGCCTGGTCGGACTGTACGACCCCCCGCGGCCGGAGGTGGCGGCCGCCGTCCGGCGCTGCCACGACGCGGGGCTGAGGGTGCACATCGTGACCGGCGACAACGGGGCCACCGCGGCCGCCGTGGCCAAGGAGGTCGGAATCGGCCGTCCGGAACTGCTCGTCATACAGGAGTCGGAAAGGGTCACGGACCGCGAACTGGACGACCTGCTCATCACCGGACCGGAGTCGGAGATCGTCTTCGCCCGGTCCTCACCCGAGACGAAGCTGAAGGTCGCCGACACCCTTCGCGCGCACGGCCGGATCGTCGCGATGACGGGCGACGGCGTGAACGACGCCCCGGCACTCCACCGGGCTCACATCGGTGTGGCCATGGGGCGTTCGGGCACCGACGTCGCCCGCGAGGCGGCCACGATGGTGCTCACCGACGACAACTTCGCCACCATCGTCACCGCCGTCGAGTCCGGCCGGCGCGTGTACGACAACGTCCGCAAGTTCATCGTCTACATCTTCGCCCACCTCACGCCGGAGGCCGTTCCGTTCCTCGTCTTCGCGCTGTCGGCCGGCACCGTCCCGCTGCCGCTCACGGTGCTGCAGATCCTGGCGATCGACCTCGGAACCGAAACGCTCCCTGCCCTCGCTCTGGGACGGGAGCGCGCGGAGCCGGGAGTCATGAAGCGGCCGCCACGATCGAGCCGGCAGAGCATCATCTCGCCCGCCATGCTGGTCCGCGGCTGGGGCTATCTCGGAGCGGTCTCGGCGGTGCTCGTCATGACGGGCTACTTCTACGTCCTCTGGCGGGCGGGCTGGCAGCCCGGAGACCCCACCGGCCCCGGCAGCGACCTGCACCACGCGTATCTCACGGCGACGACGGCGACGTTCGCGGGAATCGTCACCTGCCAGGTCGGCACCGCCATGGCGGCCAGAACGGAGCACGCCTCACTGCGTCAGATAGGTGTGTTCAGCAATACCCTGCTGCTGTACGGGATCGCTTTCGAGATCGCGTTCACGGCCGTGCTCGTGTATGTACCGCTCTTCCAGCACATGTTCGGCACCGCCGCTCTGCCCGCGGACGTCATCGCACTCATCACCTGTTTCCCCGTCATCGTCTGGGGCACCGACGAGATGCGGCGATGGACGGTACGTCGTCGTGCGCTGCGGAGGGAGGATCCGACGCCGATGCGACCGGAAGTCGCAGCTCCCGGGGTGGAGAAGAGGCGGTGA
- a CDS encoding sensor histidine kinase, translating into MWTAIRELLRGRFARRLALAFAALGVGTAALTAVLVNTAFTNRFEDYLGEQQHARQQQLVSLFAAGYRRDGGWSTQSLDQLAPTLAMTGSEAELRDASGRQVWSLADADVDPAMSTMHRQMSGTGDLGPPRSLPVTVDGRQVGTLDVRVPEGVVPAVDRDFQASVNRLLVGGALGAALVALVVGVYTARRATAPITELTHAADDLAAGRRDRRATTVPDNEIGQLATAFNTMAARVEKEDELRRAFAADVAHELRTPLAIQRSQLEAIQDGISKPTEDVLASLHEESLRMARLVADLEALASADAAAFTMEREPLSLTTLVADTATGLADAFTEADITLHTDLAAVHVDGDPVRLRQIVTNQLTNALKFVPAGGTVTLTLHQEDGWAVLSVADTGPGIPDDELPRIFDRFFRSRSARADGSGIGLAVAAELTAAHGGTLTADSEVGRGTTFTTRLPVRAG; encoded by the coding sequence ATGTGGACCGCGATACGTGAACTGCTGCGCGGCCGTTTCGCCCGCCGCCTGGCCCTGGCGTTCGCCGCTCTGGGCGTCGGCACGGCCGCGCTCACGGCCGTGCTGGTCAACACGGCCTTCACCAACCGGTTCGAGGACTACCTGGGCGAGCAGCAGCACGCGCGCCAGCAGCAGCTCGTGTCCCTGTTCGCCGCCGGCTACCGCCGCGACGGCGGCTGGAGCACGCAGTCCCTGGACCAGCTCGCGCCGACACTGGCCATGACCGGCTCCGAGGCCGAACTGCGCGACGCCTCCGGACGGCAGGTGTGGTCGCTGGCCGACGCCGACGTGGATCCCGCCATGTCGACCATGCACCGGCAGATGTCGGGCACCGGCGACCTCGGCCCGCCCCGCAGCCTGCCGGTCACCGTGGACGGCCGGCAGGTCGGCACCCTCGACGTCCGCGTGCCCGAGGGCGTGGTCCCGGCCGTGGACAGGGACTTCCAGGCGTCGGTGAACCGGCTGCTCGTCGGCGGAGCCCTCGGAGCCGCCCTGGTGGCCCTCGTGGTCGGCGTCTACACCGCGCGCCGGGCCACCGCCCCCATCACCGAACTCACCCACGCCGCCGACGATCTGGCCGCCGGCCGACGCGACCGGCGCGCCACCACCGTCCCCGACAACGAGATCGGACAGCTGGCCACCGCCTTCAACACCATGGCCGCCCGCGTGGAGAAGGAGGACGAACTGCGCCGCGCCTTCGCCGCCGACGTCGCCCACGAACTGCGCACCCCCCTCGCGATCCAGCGCAGCCAGCTCGAAGCCATCCAGGACGGCATCAGCAAGCCCACCGAGGACGTCCTGGCCTCCCTCCACGAGGAATCCCTGCGCATGGCCCGCCTGGTCGCCGACCTCGAAGCCCTCGCCTCCGCGGACGCCGCCGCCTTCACCATGGAACGCGAACCGCTGTCCCTGACCACGCTGGTGGCCGACACGGCCACCGGCCTCGCCGACGCCTTCACCGAGGCCGACATCACCCTGCACACCGACCTCGCCGCAGTGCACGTCGACGGAGACCCGGTACGGCTGCGGCAGATCGTCACCAACCAGCTCACCAACGCCCTGAAGTTCGTCCCCGCAGGCGGCACGGTCACCCTCACCCTGCACCAGGAGGACGGCTGGGCCGTCCTGAGCGTGGCAGACACCGGCCCCGGCATCCCCGACGACGAACTCCCCCGCATCTTCGACCGCTTCTTCCGCAGCCGCTCCGCCCGCGCCGACGGCTCCGGCATCGGCCTCGCCGTCGCCGCCGAACTCACCGCCGCCCACGGCGGGACCCTCACCGCCGACAGCGAAGTCGGCCGGGGCACCACCTTCACGACCCGCCTGCCCGTCCGAGCCGGCTGA
- a CDS encoding sigma-70 family RNA polymerase sigma factor yields the protein MPVPRPARPSTAAAVHGPSADALLVQVARGDQDAFGELYDMVSGAVFGTIRGVLRDPAQSEEVMQEVMIQVWRTAPRFQVDKGSGMNWVLTLAHRRAVDRVRSEQATVDRDHKAALLDSTPAYDHVAEQVEARLEHQQVRRCLRFLTQLQRESVTLAYYRGLTYREVAELLGLPLGTVKTRLRDGLIRLRDCMGVEA from the coding sequence ATGCCTGTCCCACGACCCGCACGGCCCAGCACGGCCGCCGCCGTACACGGTCCGTCAGCGGACGCTCTCCTCGTCCAGGTCGCGCGCGGCGACCAGGACGCTTTCGGTGAGCTCTACGACATGGTCAGCGGTGCGGTCTTCGGCACCATCCGCGGAGTTCTTCGCGACCCCGCCCAGTCGGAGGAGGTGATGCAGGAAGTGATGATCCAGGTCTGGCGCACGGCTCCCAGGTTCCAGGTCGACAAGGGCAGCGGAATGAACTGGGTACTGACGCTCGCGCACCGTCGCGCCGTGGACCGCGTCCGCTCGGAGCAGGCAACCGTCGACCGCGACCACAAGGCGGCCCTCCTCGACAGCACACCCGCCTACGACCACGTCGCCGAGCAGGTCGAGGCACGGCTCGAGCACCAGCAGGTGCGGCGCTGTCTGCGGTTCCTCACCCAGCTCCAGCGGGAGTCCGTCACCCTCGCCTACTACCGGGGCCTGACCTACCGAGAGGTGGCGGAACTCCTCGGCCTGCCGCTCGGCACCGTCAAGACACGGCTTCGTGACGGGCTCATCCGGCTCCGCGACTGCATGGGGGTAGAGGCATGA
- a CDS encoding molybdopterin-dependent oxidoreductase, whose protein sequence is MRRECRIPGVTIENTSVSRRLLACASGLLAGFAALAAAELAAAAVRPEAGPVKAVGGWVVDVTPAPVKDWAIRQFGTSDKSVLQLGIVVVVSAIAVALGLLALRHRRAAAVGALLFGVTGAAAALGRPDSASWADAVPSTVGALAASALLYLLAGRLAVNRDIAPDSPVAAGGWDRRGFLISVSAAAAASAGATAWGRELASARSSGALASRAAVRLPASGAPARSVPSGAVLRVPGLKPFITPNRDFYRVDTALVVPKVDATTWRLRLHGKGVRRPLTLSFEDLLERELIERDITLTCVSNEVGGPYVGNARWTGVPLASLLQEAGVKPPSRGGPADQLVSRSVDGMTLGTPVEDVMDGRDAILAVGMNGRPLPFDHGFPVRMVVPGLYGYVSACKWIEDIELTTFADYDPYWVKRNWAPRAPVKTQSRIDTPKAFARPGPGTVMVAGVAWAQHRGIDSVEIRVDDGPWEPADLAAEHTTDTWRQWSFPWNATPGSHTLTVRATDRTGETQTEKRTGTVPDGASGWHSVLVNVDQGAWRK, encoded by the coding sequence ATGCGGCGGGAGTGCCGAATCCCCGGTGTGACGATCGAGAACACTTCAGTGAGCCGCCGGCTACTGGCCTGTGCCAGTGGTCTGCTGGCCGGCTTCGCGGCGCTGGCAGCCGCGGAACTCGCAGCCGCCGCTGTCAGGCCGGAGGCCGGACCGGTGAAAGCGGTCGGCGGTTGGGTCGTCGACGTCACCCCGGCGCCCGTGAAGGACTGGGCGATCCGTCAGTTCGGGACCAGCGACAAGTCGGTTCTGCAACTCGGCATCGTGGTGGTGGTGTCGGCGATCGCCGTCGCACTCGGCCTGCTCGCACTGCGGCACCGGCGGGCGGCCGCGGTCGGGGCGCTGCTGTTCGGCGTCACCGGTGCCGCGGCCGCGCTCGGGCGACCGGATTCGGCGTCCTGGGCGGACGCGGTGCCGTCGACAGTGGGGGCGCTCGCTGCGTCCGCGTTGCTGTACCTCCTGGCGGGCCGTCTGGCAGTGAACCGCGACATCGCGCCCGACAGCCCTGTCGCGGCCGGGGGCTGGGACCGTCGGGGGTTCCTCATCTCCGTCTCCGCCGCTGCGGCCGCATCTGCCGGGGCAACCGCGTGGGGACGCGAACTCGCCTCCGCTCGCAGCAGCGGTGCCCTGGCATCCCGGGCGGCGGTCCGTCTGCCAGCTTCCGGTGCCCCGGCCCGGTCCGTACCTTCCGGCGCGGTGCTGAGGGTCCCGGGCCTGAAGCCGTTCATCACTCCGAACAGGGACTTCTACCGGGTCGACACCGCGTTGGTGGTGCCGAAAGTCGACGCGACGACCTGGCGACTGCGGCTCCACGGCAAGGGCGTACGCCGTCCGCTCACCCTCTCTTTCGAGGACCTGCTCGAACGTGAACTGATCGAGCGGGACATCACCCTGACCTGCGTCTCCAACGAGGTCGGCGGTCCTTACGTGGGAAATGCGCGCTGGACAGGCGTACCGCTTGCCTCACTCCTGCAGGAGGCAGGAGTGAAGCCCCCGTCACGCGGCGGCCCCGCCGACCAGTTGGTGTCGCGGTCCGTCGACGGCATGACCCTGGGAACCCCGGTGGAAGACGTCATGGACGGCCGGGACGCGATCCTCGCGGTCGGCATGAACGGCCGGCCCCTCCCGTTCGACCACGGCTTCCCGGTCCGCATGGTCGTACCCGGCCTGTACGGTTACGTGTCCGCGTGCAAGTGGATCGAGGACATCGAGCTCACCACCTTCGCCGACTACGACCCCTATTGGGTGAAGCGCAACTGGGCCCCGAGGGCTCCGGTCAAAACCCAGTCCCGGATCGACACCCCCAAAGCCTTCGCCCGGCCGGGACCCGGAACCGTCATGGTCGCGGGAGTCGCCTGGGCCCAGCACCGGGGCATCGACAGTGTGGAGATCCGGGTCGACGACGGCCCCTGGGAACCCGCCGACCTTGCGGCCGAACACACCACCGACACCTGGCGCCAGTGGTCCTTCCCCTGGAACGCCACCCCGGGGAGCCACACCCTGACCGTTCGCGCGACCGACCGCACCGGAGAGACGCAGACGGAGAAGCGAACCGGGACGGTGCCCGACGGTGCGAGCGGCTGGCACTCCGTACTCGTCAACGTCGACCAGGGCGCGTGGCGAAAGTAG
- a CDS encoding anti-sigma factor: MIRRADGAGLHTATGAYALHALPENERDSFERHLVDCGACAQEVLELQATAVRLGLAATVRPAPEVRSRVVEKIRHIRQEPPPVAQYRTHRLRRLPRFTLAAAIAIGIAGGVAFRQHQEAGDARTRAEHAQAGAAEVSRVLTASDATYTSGRTKDGARATVVVSRERDQAVMLASGLPALPKGKVYQLWFDDDGAMRDAGLLDGDTGAHTVLMHGPARAASGIGITVEPSGGSPAPTARPVMVMELPV, encoded by the coding sequence ATGATCCGCCGCGCTGACGGCGCCGGCCTGCACACGGCGACCGGCGCCTATGCCCTGCACGCGCTGCCCGAGAACGAACGCGACAGCTTCGAACGGCACCTCGTGGACTGTGGCGCGTGCGCCCAGGAAGTCCTTGAGCTGCAGGCGACGGCCGTCCGCCTCGGTCTGGCCGCGACGGTACGGCCGGCTCCCGAAGTGCGGAGCCGTGTCGTGGAGAAGATCCGGCACATCCGGCAGGAACCACCCCCGGTTGCGCAGTACCGGACACACCGGCTCCGCCGCCTCCCCCGCTTCACCCTTGCGGCCGCCATCGCCATCGGCATCGCGGGCGGTGTTGCGTTCCGGCAGCACCAGGAGGCCGGCGACGCCCGGACCCGGGCGGAACACGCACAGGCCGGGGCCGCCGAGGTGTCCCGAGTGCTGACGGCTTCGGACGCGACCTACACCAGCGGTCGGACGAAGGACGGTGCACGCGCGACCGTGGTCGTCTCGCGGGAACGCGACCAGGCAGTGATGCTCGCCTCCGGCCTACCGGCTCTGCCGAAGGGCAAGGTCTACCAGCTCTGGTTCGATGACGACGGCGCCATGCGCGATGCGGGTCTGCTGGACGGCGACACCGGCGCCCACACCGTCCTCATGCACGGTCCTGCACGTGCCGCGTCCGGCATCGGCATCACCGTCGAGCCGTCCGGCGGCTCGCCCGCGCCGACGGCCCGGCCTGTGATGGTCATGGAACTCCCCGTCTGA
- a CDS encoding fasciclin domain-containing protein yields MHHLRFRRTAVAVTAAVVLPFALSACGGGDGGSDSAADKAATSAPAEEQSTPAMDDAVPADSPFGPACASVPKEGAGSFDGMAEDPVATAASNNPALSTLVAAVKKAGLVDTLNNAENITVFAPTNDAFAKIPKADLDKVLADKQMLTDILTYHVVGQKLTPRQLGNGSYDTLQKSTLTTNGSGENYTVNDNSKVVCGNVPTANATVYIIDTVLMPKS; encoded by the coding sequence ATGCATCACCTGCGCTTCCGTCGTACCGCCGTCGCCGTCACCGCGGCCGTCGTCCTGCCCTTCGCACTGAGCGCCTGCGGCGGTGGCGACGGCGGCTCCGACTCGGCCGCGGACAAGGCCGCCACCTCGGCCCCGGCCGAGGAGCAGTCGACGCCCGCCATGGACGACGCCGTACCCGCCGACAGCCCCTTCGGACCGGCCTGTGCCTCCGTGCCGAAGGAAGGAGCCGGCTCCTTCGACGGGATGGCCGAGGACCCCGTCGCCACCGCCGCCTCCAACAACCCCGCACTGTCGACCCTGGTCGCCGCGGTGAAGAAGGCGGGCCTGGTCGACACCCTGAACAACGCCGAGAACATCACCGTCTTCGCTCCCACCAACGACGCCTTCGCCAAGATTCCCAAGGCCGACCTCGACAAGGTCCTCGCCGACAAGCAGATGCTCACCGACATCCTCACCTACCACGTCGTCGGTCAGAAGCTCACCCCGCGGCAGCTCGGCAACGGCAGCTACGACACACTCCAGAAGTCCACCCTCACCACCAACGGCTCCGGCGAGAACTACACCGTCAACGACAACTCCAAGGTGGTCTGCGGCAACGTCCCCACCGCCAACGCCACCGTATACATCATCGACACCGTCCTCATGCCCAAGTCCTGA
- a CDS encoding DUF4394 domain-containing protein, whose amino-acid sequence MRRAVLGTALAAAVLSITSSALAATSPSGGSEGKGLRVIGLTADQRLVEFRADRPDSISSSRAVTGLQGDTTLVGFDFRVQDNLLYAVGNAGGVYTLRTRTAVATKVSQLSVPLSGANFGVDFNPAADRLRIISDTGQNLRHDVTAAVGGTVTDTVLTNVPSPNPALGVTGAAYTNNDLSVATATTLYDIDTVNDLVSLQSPANTGTLAPTGNIGVDAGPNAGFDIYYAPKEGVNTGYAALRVANSHRFYRINLQNGAAKRIGSFPAGRQVTDIALPLNQK is encoded by the coding sequence ATGCGTAGAGCAGTCCTCGGTACAGCGCTGGCCGCTGCGGTCCTGTCCATCACGTCCTCGGCCCTCGCCGCGACCAGCCCTTCGGGTGGGTCCGAAGGCAAGGGACTGCGGGTGATCGGGCTGACCGCCGATCAGCGGCTGGTGGAGTTCCGGGCCGACCGGCCCGACTCCATCTCCTCGTCGCGTGCCGTCACCGGCCTGCAGGGAGACACCACCTTGGTCGGCTTCGACTTCCGCGTCCAGGACAACCTCCTGTACGCGGTCGGCAACGCCGGCGGTGTCTACACCCTCAGGACCCGCACGGCCGTGGCCACCAAGGTCTCCCAGCTCAGCGTGCCACTCTCCGGGGCCAACTTCGGTGTGGACTTCAATCCCGCCGCCGACCGACTGCGGATCATCAGCGACACCGGTCAGAACCTGCGCCATGACGTGACGGCAGCCGTCGGCGGGACGGTCACCGACACCGTGCTCACCAACGTCCCGTCGCCCAACCCCGCCCTCGGTGTGACGGGCGCGGCCTACACCAACAACGACCTCAGCGTCGCCACCGCCACCACCCTCTACGACATCGACACCGTGAACGACCTCGTGTCGCTGCAGTCGCCCGCCAATACCGGCACCCTCGCTCCCACCGGGAACATCGGCGTGGACGCGGGCCCCAACGCGGGCTTCGACATCTACTACGCGCCCAAGGAGGGCGTCAACACGGGCTACGCCGCGCTCCGGGTCGCCAACAGCCACCGCTTCTACCGCATCAACCTGCAGAACGGCGCGGCCAAGCGCATCGGCAGCTTCCCGGCCGGCCGGCAGGTCACCGACATCGCCCTGCCCCTGAACCAGAAGTAG
- a CDS encoding response regulator transcription factor — MTATVLVVDDEAKLRGLLRDYLERDGYTVLEASDGPGALDLASASHPDLVVLDLGLPGLPGEEVARLLRKAGEVPIVMLTARASENDRVMGLRLGADDYVVKPFSPRELVARVEAVLRRARGPRTEREGAASYGNGRLRIDTERREVHASGRQVELTRTEFDLLAALASRPGRAWTRMELVGRVQGHTFEAYERTIDVHVKNLRRKLGDTPPSTVVVTLPGVGYKLGVDRDVDRDT, encoded by the coding sequence ATGACGGCGACGGTGCTGGTCGTCGACGACGAGGCGAAGCTGCGCGGCCTGCTGCGCGACTACCTGGAGCGCGACGGCTACACGGTCCTGGAGGCGAGTGACGGCCCCGGCGCCCTCGACCTGGCCAGCGCCTCCCACCCCGACCTGGTCGTCCTCGACCTGGGCCTGCCCGGCCTGCCCGGCGAGGAGGTGGCCCGGCTGCTGCGCAAGGCCGGAGAGGTGCCCATCGTGATGCTCACCGCCAGGGCGAGCGAGAACGACCGGGTGATGGGGCTGCGCCTGGGCGCCGACGACTACGTGGTCAAGCCGTTCAGCCCGCGCGAGCTCGTCGCCCGCGTCGAGGCGGTGCTGCGCCGCGCCCGCGGCCCCCGTACCGAGCGCGAGGGGGCTGCCTCGTACGGGAACGGGCGGCTGCGGATCGACACCGAGCGCCGCGAAGTGCACGCGAGCGGCCGGCAGGTCGAACTCACCCGAACGGAGTTCGACCTGCTCGCCGCGCTCGCCTCCCGCCCAGGGCGGGCCTGGACCCGCATGGAGCTGGTGGGACGCGTCCAGGGTCACACTTTCGAGGCGTACGAGCGGACCATCGACGTGCACGTGAAGAACCTGCGCCGCAAGCTCGGCGACACCCCGCCCTCCACGGTGGTCGTCACCCTGCCCGGCGTCGGCTACAAACTCGGAGTCGATCGTGATGTGGACCGCGATACGTGA